In Osmerus eperlanus chromosome 17, fOsmEpe2.1, whole genome shotgun sequence, a single genomic region encodes these proteins:
- the LOC134038015 gene encoding LOW QUALITY PROTEIN: cadherin EGF LAG seven-pass G-type receptor 1-like (The sequence of the model RefSeq protein was modified relative to this genomic sequence to represent the inferred CDS: deleted 1 base in 1 codon): protein MNEDLKRNGSVMDSEHSLAIVHALQNATNHTQRFYGNDVRVGWQLLERVLRYESARDGFQLTATRDAHFNQDLVRVGSALLGPGTRELWQVIQKTEGGSAHLLGAFQLYANTLAQNVRKTHLRPFTIVTDNMIVAVDYLDVRDPERSSLPRFQELLEDYPRELASSAHFPPPSPDPQAPPTEFPEEEEEPGHTPTNRKKRHAQVPTPLPVAVVIVYRSLGQLLPERYDPDRRSLRLPNRPVINTAIVTTTLHREEAGPPGPPGPLTLLFSLLETQERSKPVCVTWDHSLPIGGTGGWSTRGCELLSRNNTHISCQCSHMTSSAVLMDISKREHGDVLPLKIVTYTTVSTSLAALLLTFLLLLILRRLRSNLHAIHRNLVSALFLSQLIFLIGINQTDNPFVCTVIAILLHFFYMCVFAWMFVEGLHIYRMLTEQRNINHGHMRFYYAMGWGIPAVITGLAVGLDPQGYGNPDFCWLSVHDTLIWSFAGPVSVVVLVNIVIFVLAAKASCGRRQRSLEKSGAIPALRMAFLLLLLISATWLLGLMAVNSDVMTFHYLFAIFSCLQGVLIFLFHVVFSAEVRKSLKSLFTGKKSSADESSTTRASLLTRSLNCNNTYPEDGPLYRSTLGESCASLDSTLRSARSPSSYLAYSLRDDSGQKPSVSSGTAKAGHTDLDGSLFHRNGTKGDDSDSDSELSVDDHSSSYASSHSSDSEDDDLDVKPKWNNERHNNERQPLHSTPKVEAVSNHVKPYWPTEATTASDSEDLGGAERLKVETKVNVELHQENKLNHIGEPSQENPSRDTVPPSGTNSNSNHLPEQRKGILKNKISYPPPLTDKNMKNKLREKLGDYNPPTISPPPAHPPTVPPSRPPSIASNDGVRTVSHGNSVVIIKPAQRPVPPPREQQNGGVAMSLKSGTVNGGNESDSEGSNETSI, encoded by the exons atg aacgAGGATCTGAAGCGTAACGGGTCTGTGATGGACAGCGAGCACTCCCTGGCCATCGTGCATGCGCTCCAGAACGCCACCAACCACACGCAGCGTTTCTACGGCAACGACGTGCGCGTTGGGTGGCAGCTCCTGGAGCGCGTGCTGAGGTACGAGAGCGCACGTGACGGCTTCCAGCTCACCGCCACCAGAGACGCCCACTTCAACCAG gacctgGTGCGTGTGGGCAGTGCCCTCCTGGGCCCAGGCACCAGGGAGCTGTGGCAGGTCATCCAGAAGACAGAGGGGGGCAGTGCCCACCTGCTGGGGGCCTTCCAGCTCTACGCCAACACCCTGGCTCAGAACGTGCGCAAGACTCACCTCAGACCCTTCACCATCGTCACTGACAACATGA ttgTTGCCGTGGACTACCTGGATGTGAGGGACCCAGAGAGGAGTTCCCTGCCCAGGTTCCAGGAGCTGCTGGAGGACTACCCCAGAGAGCTGGCCTCCTCCGCTCActtccccccgccctcccccgacCCCCAGGCCCCGCCGACAGAG TtcccggaggaagaggaggagccaggaCACACGCCGACCAATAGGAAGAAGCGCCACGCCCaggtccccacccccctcccggtCGCCGTGGTC ATAGTGTACAGGTCACTGGGTCAGCTGCTCCCGGAGAGATACGACCCTGACCGCAGGAGCCTCAG gctgccCAACCGTCCTGTGATCAACACAGCCATAGTGACCACCACTCTGCACAGGGAGGAGGCgggccccccgggccccccgggccccctcacactgctcttctctctgctggagacacaggagaggagcaagcctgtgtgtgtgacctgggacCACTCCCTTCc gatcgGGGGAACAGGAGGATGGTCTACTAGAGGCTGTGAGCTGCTCAGtaggaacaacacacacatcagctgccAATGCAGCCACATGACCAGCTCCGCTGTGCTCATGGACATCTCCAAGAGAGAG catggAGACGTGCTCCCTCTGAAGATCGTCACCTACACCACCGTCAGCACCTCCCTGGCAGCgctcctcctcaccttcctcctcctcctcatcctccgccGCCTGCGCTCCAACCTGCACGCCATCCACCGCAACCTGGTCTccgccctcttcctctcccagctCATCTTCCTCATCGGCATCAACCAGACAGACAACCCG tttGTGTGCACAGTGATCGCCATCCTGCTTCACTTCTTCtacatgtgtgtatttgcgtgGATGTTCGTGGAGGGGCTGCATATCTACCGCATGCTGACGGAACAGCGCAACATCAACCACGGACACATGAGGTTCTACTACGCCATGGGCTGGGGCATCCCTGCTGTCATCACTG gcctggCAGTGGGGCTGGACCCTCAGGGTTATGGGAACCCAGACTTCTGCTGGCTCTCTGTCCACGACACGCTCATCTGGAGCTTCGCAGGACCCGTGTCTGTGGTTGTCCTG GTCAACATCGTGATCTTCGTCCTGGCTGCCAAGGCCTCATGTGGCCGGAGACAGAGGTCCTTAGAGAAGTCAGGAGccat tccggCTCTGAGGATGgccttcctgctgctgctgctcatcAGCGCCACCTGGCTGCTGGGTCTGATGGCGGTCAACAGTGATGTCATGACCTTCCACTACCTGTTCGCCATCTTCAGCTGTCTGCAG ggagtGCTGATCTTCCTGTTCCATGTGGTGTTCAGTGCGGAGGTGAGGAAGAGTCTGAAGAGCTTGTTCACAGGGAAGAAGAGCTCGGCTGACGAGAGCAGCACTACCAGGGCCTCTCTGCTgacg cggTCTCTGAACTGTAACAACACCTACCCAGAGGACGGCCCCCTGTACCGCTCCACCCTGGGGGAGTCGTGCGCCTCCCTGGACAGCACGCTCAGGTCAGCCCGCAGCCCCTCCAGCTACCTCGCTTACTCACTCAG AGATGACTCTGGACAGAAGCCCAGTGTGTCATCGGGGACAGCGAAGGCTGGACACACGGATCTGGATGGTTCTCTGTTCCACCGTAACGGCACCAAGGGAGATG actcgGACTCGGACAGCGAGCTCTCCGTGGATGACCACAGTTCATCCTATGCCTCGTCTCACTCCTCGGACAGCGAGGACGACGACCTTGACGTCAAGCCCAAGTGGAACAACGAGAGGCACAACAACGAGAGGCAGCCTCTACACAGCACCCCCAAAG TGGAAGCAGTGTCCAATCACGTGAAGCCTTACTGGCCCACGGAGGCGACTACAGCCAGTGACAGCGAGGATCTGGGGGGGGCGGAGCGCCTGAAGGTGGAGACCAAGGTGAACGTGGAGCTGCACCaggagaacaagctgaaccacATTGGAGAACCCTCCCAGGAGAACCCCAGCAGGGACACAGTGCCCCCTAGCGGCACCAACAGCAACAGCAACCACCTTCCTGAGCAGAGGAAGG gtatCCTGAAGAACAAAatctcctacccccctcctctAACCGACAAGAACATGAAGAACAAGTTGAGGGAGAAACTAGGAGACTACAACCCTCccaccatctcccctccccccgcccacccccccaccgTCCCCCCCTCCCGGCCCCCCTCCATAGCCTCTAACGATGGCGTGCGCACCGTCTCCCACGGCAACAGCGTGGTCATCATCAAGCCCGCCCAGCGCCCCGTCCCGCCCCCGCGGGAGCAGCAGAACGGAGGCGTGGCCATGAGCCTGAAGTCCGGCACCGTCAACGGGGGCAACGAATCAGACTCAGA AGGCAGTAATGAAACTTCGATCTGA